The following are from one region of the Rosistilla carotiformis genome:
- a CDS encoding tetratricopeptide repeat protein, which translates to MHSLRKKQPKSPVLAAALLVLSLSGCQFAASGQNAQGVRLYDQGQYSAALQQFQQAIASDPKNPDSYYNLAATTHRLGKERNDRALMDQAESLYNQCLDLQPAHVDCHRGLAVLLVETDRPDRAFALLRNWATSQPQLADARIELARMYQEFGEGETAQKFLEDAIHQDGNNARAWLALGQIRESAGDYQQALQDYQRSYDLNSMQPQVAERIAAMNRQIVSGVGGVTASGTRLAQQSAADVSKGRY; encoded by the coding sequence ATGCACTCCCTCCGGAAAAAACAACCGAAATCGCCAGTTTTGGCGGCGGCATTGCTCGTTTTGTCGCTGTCGGGCTGTCAATTCGCCGCCAGCGGCCAAAATGCCCAGGGCGTGCGGTTGTACGACCAGGGGCAATACTCCGCCGCGCTGCAGCAATTTCAGCAGGCGATTGCGTCGGATCCTAAAAATCCCGACAGCTACTACAACCTGGCGGCGACCACGCACCGGTTGGGGAAAGAGCGGAATGATCGCGCTCTGATGGACCAAGCCGAATCGCTGTACAACCAATGTCTCGACCTGCAGCCGGCCCATGTCGATTGCCATCGGGGGTTAGCCGTTTTGTTGGTCGAAACCGATCGTCCCGACAGGGCGTTTGCGCTGTTGAGGAACTGGGCTACCAGCCAGCCTCAGTTGGCCGATGCTCGTATCGAACTGGCGCGAATGTACCAGGAGTTTGGCGAGGGAGAGACCGCTCAGAAATTTCTTGAGGACGCGATTCACCAAGACGGCAACAATGCCCGGGCTTGGTTGGCACTTGGGCAGATCCGCGAATCGGCTGGCGATTACCAGCAAGCGTTGCAGGATTATCAACGCAGCTACGACCTGAACAGCATGCAGCCTCAAGTTGCCGAGAGGATCGCCGCGATGAACCGTCAGATCGTTAGCGGTGTCGGCGGGGTGACCGCCAGCGGAACCCGTTTGGCCCAGCAGTCTGCGGCCGATGTTTCCAAGGGACGCTACTAG